In Aquila chrysaetos chrysaetos chromosome 17, bAquChr1.4, whole genome shotgun sequence, one genomic interval encodes:
- the MRPS33 gene encoding 28S ribosomal protein S33, mitochondrial: MSNVSSYALRMARLSAQIFGEVVRPTDSKSMKVVKLFSEQPLAKQKEVYSWYPPHNTYYALMKKLRYFGLYRDEHQDFKEEMRRLKKLRGKEKPKKGEGKRALKKK; encoded by the exons ATGTCTAATGTTTCCAGTTATGCCCTTCGAATGGCCCGGCTGAGTGCTCAGATATTTGGAGAAGTTGTCAGGCCAACTGACTCGAAATCAATGAAAGTAGTGAAGTTATTCAGTGAGCAGCCTTTGGCCAAGCAGAAGGAGGTCTACAGCTGGTATCCTCCTCACAACACCTACTATGCCCTCATGAAGAAACTCCGTTACTTTGGTCTCTACAG GGATGAACATCAGGACTTTAAGGAGGAGATGAGGCGATTGAAAAAGCTCCGTGGGAAGGAAAAACCaaagaagggggaaggaaagagagctctgaagaagaaatag